TCCGCGGCCGCGCGCGCTTGGCGCAGTGACCACCCGGCCAATGGACGCCATACCTGGACTCCGGGCGGAGCTCGGCGCTGCCGCCTGTGATGGCTGCGAGTCGGGCCCAAAAAACCGCGCATAAGCCAGCAACTGCCCATCGTCAGCTGTCCCCAAAACATGCCACGCCTGGGCATCTTGCCCATCCGGGTCGGTAAAAGCACAGCGCTGCTCAGTGACGAAAACGCGCGCCCGTAGGGCCAACATTTCATACAGCTCTGCAGTGCTAAGCTCGGCAAAGGTCAGGCACCGCCAGTTCACGCAACTTGGGTCAATTCCGGCCACGCCATGATCTCCGCTAAGGCTTGATGCGCCGTTTCCAGTTCATCTGCAAATGTCACATCTAGCAGATCTCTAGGTTCGAGCCGGTCCCGATAATGGGCGCGCACCCAGCCCTCTAGGGCATCCAGCTGCTGTGGACTACATCGTGAGGGCTCACGCACGCTGAGCCAATCCGACTCTGCGAGGGGGACGCGGAGGCGCAAGCAGGCCGGCCCGCCACCATTGCGCATACTCTGCGATAGATCCAGCGTGCTCCATGCCTCTAATACGCCCTGCTCCACAAGACGGTTCAGCCATGCCATAACGCCTGGGTGCTCCTGAATATTAGCCGGCCCCAGC
This genomic stretch from Oceanococcus sp. HetDA_MAG_MS8 harbors:
- a CDS encoding GNAT family N-acetyltransferase: MAGIDPSCVNWRCLTFAELSTAELYEMLALRARVFVTEQRCAFTDPDGQDAQAWHVLGTADDGQLLAYARFFGPDSQPSQAAAPSSARSPGMASIGRVVTAPSARGRGLGRPLMHYTLQQLYAHCGAVSVQIGAQVRLLDFYSRLGFVPTAKAFLEDGILHQYMLLSPATESETR